The genomic interval aaatttgttgttgatattgttcgtAGAAGTAGACCAAACATATCTATTCACATTACATGTCAGGATATAGTACTTGGAATTATTCatccaaaaatgaatgatttaaatatagcATGTCTAGAGCTTAAACGGTATATCTtttattgtcaaagaaaaaacagAATTCCTTCAAAATACGGACTTGTAAATAgtatgaaacaaacttttgaaatttacaaacatacaattaaatcagaagaagaattaaaaatatggtctctggccaaaatatttactgacatctcatataatgacataacttatcataacacataatataaataatgcttataacatatttatttgttgtcgTTGTAAAATCTGCATTATCAGTTTTGCGTATacaatgcaattcagcacttactatttaattttcttatgtggaatattttatgttaaaggatatacatacttatattcaacattAATATAGTTTGTATTGTACAAACTTGTGTTGTGTTTTCCTGTTTTATTTTGCTCCTGTACAATACTTGaactataacacaattataagattatatgaatgtatgttgatTTTACTACacgtttaattataatatttatgtacgCATCAAAAAAGCTATAGGaaatactttgtttttattataaaattcatAATACTGTGTATGAATGTTCACACTATtctacgtatgtatgtatgtatgaatgtaatattataCGGAATGAATAAAATTCTGCAAAAAAAAGGATTACAAAtcgccctattggtgcaaaaaggtaccatgtgacattgaaattagaaggcacatggtgccTATTTGCACCAATAGGGCGAAATAACCCTCAATCTGGGAAACTTGGGTCAAGATGCAAGTGAGTAAACTAGGTGAAGATGCAAGTGAGTAAactgttgttccagattagcctgacgGCGTCGATAGTTTCGCTATAAGCCCTATCATTTCGGTGTTATCGAACGAACATGCATAAATTTAAAGTTTCCTCCAAACTATGTGTAAGGACGCCTTAAGGGAAAGGATTACATATAAAGTCTATAGTAATTTTGAACCAATTCTCCACTTTCATTACCTTTTTTATGTTAACAGACAACATACATTGTACTTCTAGTCTAGTTAAAGCAGGATTTTAAAAAGTCCATAATGATAAATATCAGCCAGctctaaaacaaaaacatttctaaaaaacaGTTGGAGAtagagttttttttaaagacccAGTTTAAGAGgatataattttaattgttgaaCGCTCTTTTTTGctgtgaaaacaataaaaaaatccaATCAATATGGAATCCAGTGTCATCTAtcaatatgtatttttgttttaattccaATCACAATTTTTCTTAAGGGATGATTTATGGATATTTACGTTGCCTTTAATTCCTTTTAATATCTCATGTTACAAGCCCCTCTGAGATAGTTGACCTGTTGACCTAAAAATATAGGCATCTTCATTTTCCCCTAATTATCCAGCATGCCAATTTTAATTATGGTAGGTTGAAGTGTTCTCAAGATATCGTGCGGCTACGAAATGGTCTACGAACGGTCATTTCAAACAACCCTCCGAAAGACTaacagaccaacagactgacggacaggtGCATACCCCGCCTCTTCTAAGTGGGCCATATGTGTACACCTATCGTTTTTTTCTGCTTTAatgcatgaaatataacactCAGATGCGTGAACAGTAATCTGTACTAGCGTTTTCTGTTTCCGAATAAAGCCATGTTTTTATAGAGCGTGGATCATATGTAGAgcggcccgtattcaccaacgcATTcttatacttaaaaataaaaaattgacttagaaccaagaaaaatgcgcccagtgtttgaatatatacatgccTCCattggtgattatgtcattaacaaaatattatacatgAAGAATGATATAGATAGAGGTGTTTAATGCCAAGTCTGACTCAAATTTCAAGCAATTCTTGAATATATCAACtcaaagaatattctttattcttacactaagaattgtttggtgaatatgggcACTGGTTGCTTGAACATGAtaacaaataaagaaaaacaaatcaaaggcatcatgtttattaaacaattaaaagtaAAGTACAATTAACATATATCACAGCATGGGCATTCTCATCACAGTCAAGCGCCCCATGTTCAAAGCTTACAAGATTACAATGTGCTCTTCCTTGTAAAATAAATTGCAATGGTATTTAAAGGTAGTTAGTTTTAGATGTGGTCACTACAACGAACAGATGGATACTCGTTAAAAAATTATTCTGTATGAATCAACAGTTCAACAAACAGCTCAACGTATCTCATTCTTTCTCCCTTGCATGTCGAAACGTTAACTTATTTCTTGAAGTGGTGGAATACAGCTCCGCACGCCTCGCAACACGGCTCGATGCAGCATGAGAGGCACGTGCGCATTACCTTCGTGCAGACGGCGCAGTTCATCTCGCACATCTTCAACATCGGGGTGATGAACCAGACATGGTAGAAGGCGACTTCGGCGAACTCGCAGCCCCACTGCGCGGCGATACAGATTCCGCATAATAAGGTGGAAATCTTGTAACAGAGTCCAAGCCAGCACGAAAAGCACGTGTACGCAAGCTTCCAGACGCAGTCGATCGAGTGTGCGCCTTCAGGTTCACCGAGAACATCTTCGAAAGAGACCTGTAAATAGAAACAACAAATTTGAATCAACGAATTGGGCGTAACACAAACAAAACGGGAAATTAAGTTCGAAATGTACTAGTTATTCACAACGTTTTGAGCTATACGTGTATCTTATAATGCAGCTATTCAGTATGATAAAAAGCAACGTTTTGTTTATTTGCTCATTTCGACTTAAACATTATATACTGACGAAGAACAAAATGCcattataaatacatttcaatGACAAAAAAAGTACAGAGCCTAAACCATCTAAAGAGTAAAGCGAATATGATGTTTGATCGTTTAATAATGAAACACATTTTCGCTTTTCCTTCGAATTACTGAGGAAAAAAACCCGTCGTTCATATTCAgcgttttttttctgaaattgaacACATGTTTTTCAAACCTTAACTCGAGCTCGGGAAACACGCTTTGTGCAAATTCCTCTCAACAGGATGACTTTGTGGGCATGTTATATTTGAATAGTTAAGAGAgcaagttatttttaaaataagctgCTGAATGATAAAGTAACAGACTTGCATCTGAATGATAAAGTAACAGACTTGCATCTGAATGATAAAGTAACAGACTTGCATTGACTTTTACGTACGATCTTGACGTGATAAAGTAACAGACTTGCATTGACTTTCACGTACGATCTTGACGTGATAAAGTAACAGACTTGCATTGACTTTCACGTACGATCTTGACGTACATTTGAACTAGAGATAAGGTGACATGATATGACGTTGCACTGCACGTCATTAAACGAAATAACATGACATGATATGACATGATATG from Dreissena polymorpha isolate Duluth1 chromosome 1, UMN_Dpol_1.0, whole genome shotgun sequence carries:
- the LOC127860555 gene encoding caveolin-1-like encodes the protein MTCSATSYHVTLSLVQMYVKIVSFEDVLGEPEGAHSIDCVWKLAYTCFSCWLGLCYKISTLLCGICIAAQWGCEFAEVAFYHVWFITPMLKMCEMNCAVCTKVMRTCLSCCIEPCCEACGAVFHHFKK